The nucleotide window GGTGCCCTTGACCGACTTGATACGCCGGCGGATGTCGCGAAGGTTGGCCATTGGTGGGAAACGTTACGTGTTAAGAGTTATTTGTTAGAGGGGAAGAGGCCGGAGTTGGACCGTGGCCCCCTCCCATAACCTCCAACCCATAACCATTAACTTTACTTCCAGCCCTTCTTGAAGTCTTCGATGGCCTGCTTGACGGCGCCCACGGAGGTGGCGTCCTTCTTGAGGTCCGGCTTTTCGTTCCGGATCTTGTCGAGCAGGTCGGTCTTGCGGGTTTCGAAGAACTCGCCGAGGTCCTTCTGGAAGCGCTTCACATCGGACACGGCAACATCGTCGAAGTAGCCGTTCTGCATGGCGAAGAGGTAGACGGACTCCATCTCCATGGAGAGCGGCGAGTACTGGTTCTGCTTGAACAGCTCGACGATGCGCTGGCCGCGCTCGATCTTCTTCTTGGTGGAGGCGTCCAGATCGGAACCGAACTGAGCGAAGGCCTGGAGCTCGCGGAACTGGGCGAGGTCGAGCTTGGTGGTGCCGGCGACGGACTTGATGGTCTTGGTCTGGGCGGCGGAACCCACGCGGGACACCGAGAGACCCACCGAGATGGCGGGGCGGATGCCCTGGTAGAAGAGGTCGGTCTCGAGGTAGATCTGACCGTCGGTGATGGAGATCACGTTGGTCGGGATGTAGGCGGACACGTCACCGGCCTGGGTCTCGATGACCGGGAGGGCGGTGAGGGAGCCGCCACCGGCCGCGTCGGAAAGACGGGCGGAACGCTCGAGCAGGCGGGAGTGGAGGTAGAACACGTCACCCGGATACGCTTCGCGGCCGGACGGGCGCTTCAGGATCAGGGACACCTGGCGGTAGGCCACGGCGTGCTTGGAAAGGTCATCGAACACGATGAGGCAGTCCTCACCCTGGTCCATCATGTATTCCGCGATGGCGCAGCCGGCGTAGGGAGCCAGGAACTGCATGGCGGCTGCGTCCGAAGCGGTGGCGGAGACGATGGTGGTGTATTCCATCGCACCGGCGTCCTCGAGGGTCTTCTGGATACGAGCGACGTTCGAGAGCTTCTGGCCGATGGCGACGTAGATGCAGTAGAGCGGCTTGAAGTTCTGGAGCTTGCCCTGCTCGGCCAGCTTGTTCTGCTTGGCTTGGGAAATGATGGTGTCCACCGCGATGGTGGTCTTGCCGGTGGCACGGTCACCGATGATGAGCTCGCGCTGGCCGCGGCCGATCGGGATCATGGCGTCGATGGACATGATGCCGGTCTGGACCGGAACGGACACCGACTTGCGCTTGATGATGCCCGGCGCGATTTTCTCCATCGGATACTGGGCGGAAGCGGCAATCTCACCCTTGCCGTCGATCGGAGCGCCCAAGGCGTTCACGACACGGCCGAAGGTGGCGCGGCCGACCGGCACGGAGAGCAGCTTGCCGGTGGCGGAGCACTCGTCGCCCTCGGCGATCGCGTTGTACTCGCCGAGAAGCACGACACCCACTTCGCTTTCCTCAAGGTTGAGGGCGATGCCGGTGACGCCGCCCGGGAACGAGATCATCTCGTTGAGCATGACGTCGGAAAGCCCTTCCACGCGGGCCACGCCGTCACCGACCTGGCGGACGACACCGACGTTGGTTTTGTTCACGGAGGTCGCGACGTTCGCGATTTCCTTTTCGAGTTCCTGCAGGATGCTGCTCATGGGAGTGGCGGGTTGAGAGTGGGAAGTTGGTGGACGTGGGAAACGGGCGGATCAGAAGACTTGGGCGAGACGGTCGAGGCGGCCCTTCACGGAGCCGTCGAAGACGTCGCTGCCGACGCGGACCTTGAGACCGCCGAGGAGGGCGGGATTGACGCGGTATTCGAAGGTGAGGCCGTGGCCGTATTTGTCGGTGAGACCGGCTTCGACACGGGCGCGGGAGGCGGCATCGAGATCGGTGGCGCTTTCGACGGTCACCTGGCGGCGCTCCACCTCAAGGCGCACGAGGCGCTTGAGGCCGTGGAGGATGCCGCGGTAGTCGCGCGGCTGAGTCGCCACGAGCTCACGGATCGCCGCGGAGAGCTTCGGCTCGTCCAGACCGGCGGCGGTCTGACAGGAGCGGAAAATCCGGCGGGCGGCGATGGTGGCGGTCTTGGAGATCTTCATGGCGACGCGGCGGGAAAAAGGGAGGGGATCAGGCTTCGACGGTGGCGAGCGCTTCGTCGTTGATGCGCTTCTGGTCGTCGGCATTGAGCACCTTGCCGGTGACCTGGGCGGTCGTGGCGGTGACGAGGCGGCCGAACTCGCGCTTCAGGTCGGCGGCGATCTGCTCGCGCTCGGCGCGGGCGGCGGCCTCGGCCTTGACGAGAATCTGCTGGGCGGAGGCGATGGCTTCCTGCGACTTCTGCTCGGAGAAGGCGGCGGCGCTTTCCTTGGCCTCGTTCACAAGGCGCTGGGCCTCGGAGTTGGCCTTGGCGATGGCCTCGGCGGTGTGCTTCTCGGAATCCGCGAGCTGCTGCTGGATGCGGACGAGATTGGCCTCACCCTCGGCGATGCGGGACTTGCGCTGCTCGAGCATGGCCTGGATCGGGCCGAAGGCGAACTTCTTGAGCAGGAAGGCGACGATCAGGAAGCTGACGACCTGGCTGACAAAGAAGGGGGTTTCGACGTGGAACGTCTTGAAGATTTCACCCACGCCACCACCACCAGCGGCACCGTGCGCTTCGGCTTCGGCATGAGGAGCGACCTCCGCAAGGATGTGAATGAAGGACATCATGGAATCAGAGTGGTGGGATGAAGAGGGAAAATCAGAAGAGGAATTGGCGCGGGAGTTGCTGGAACTCCCGCGCCGGTGCGAAACTTACTGCGCGCTGTTGGCGAGGAAGATCGAGAAGAACACGATACCTTCGATGAGCGCGGCGAGAATGATCGACAGCGTCAGGATGTTACCGGCGGCACCCGGGTTGCGGCCGGTGGCTTCAGCGGCCTTGGAGCCGAGGAGGCCGATACCGATGGCGGCACCGATGGCGGCGAGAGCGACGTGGAAGTTGCCGCGAAGGCCGACTTCAGCAAGGAGGTTGAGGATTTCCATGGTCTTGGATCGTTTGTGTTGTGGTTTCTCCCGGCCCCCACGGTCTTTGCCATGGTCAGGCCGGAAAAGGGGGTCAGTGGGCGTGCTCCTCGTCGTGATCGCAGATCAGCTTGAGGAAGACGGCGGTGAGAAGCATGAACACGAGGGCCTGGATCAGGCCGACGAGCAGCTCCATGAAGTAAAAGGGAAGCGGCGGCAGCCAGGCGAGATAGGTCTTGTCACCCACCACCTGCATCATGTTTTCGAGGATGTTTTCACCCGCGAAGATGTTGCCGTAGAGACGGAAGGTCAGCGCCACCGGGCGGAAGAGGATCGAAACGACTTCCAGCACACCGACGAAGGCGAACACCAGAATCATGAACGCCGCCATGATGCCGCCGAACTTGCCCTTCGGCGCGAAGATGTGGGCGAAGAAACCCTTAAGACCGTTTTCGGTGATCGCCCAGTAGAACCAGAGCAGCGCGAAGGTGAAGGCCATCGCCGCAGTCATGTTCAGGTCGGCATTGCCGCCGCGCAGGAACGGGCGGAAGGTATCGTGCGGATCCGCGCCCGGACCGGAAAGCTCCCAACCCACGGTGCCGACGCCCGGAATCAAACCGAACCAGTTGGAGGCGAGAATCAGGATGAAAATCGTGCCGAAGAACCAGAAGGTGCGTTTCACCAGGTGCTTGCCGAGGATCCCTTCGAGGAAGTTGTAGAGGCTTTCGACCACCCACTCGACACCGTTCTGAAGGCCGGATGGCACCAGCGAGAGCTTCTTCGTGGCAAGCTGGGCCACGAGAATCAGCACCGCGGCCACGATCCAGATCATCAGCATCGAGTTCGTGATGATGAACGGCCCGATGTTGAAAATCTGCTCGGCATGCGCCGGTAGATGATCGTGCCCCTGATGAGCGGCCTCAGGTGCCGCAAGGGCGGAACCGAGTGCAAGGAGCCAGACGGACAGGGTGGAAGTGAGAAAGCGCATGCGGAATGGCCCGTTTGCGGCGGGCGCCCGGGTGCATAGGTAGGGCTGACGCGCCATGCAAGTTCTAATTGTAACGCATTTGTGAAAAATTTCACAAGCTCCGCAGGTGGCTTGATAATCCGTGGCTTGCGACGGAATCAGGAGGCCCTCCGGGAGGCCCGGAACGCCCGCTCCGCAGGGTCGCCCAGCAGCAGCGGATTTTCCCCGATTCCACAGACCGCCACGACCTGGAAACCGCATTCCAGAGCCTGATCGAGGAGGTCTTCCGCAGGCAGGCAGAGCCGTCCGGAGACCTCTTTCAAACGGAACGCCACCGGTCCGATGCCATCGAATCCGCGGTAGATGACCCCGGTGCAGGCCAGCCGGTCGGCGGAGCGGAAATCGAAAAGGAAGTCATACAATTTCCCCTCGTGGGACATGGCGCGGCGGAGCGCAGTTGCCACCGCATCGCCCTCCAATGGCGGGCGGATCACCACGCAGGCGTCCACCGCCAGGGTTTCGTCCATGGGTCGGAACCGGACGCCGTCTTTCTTGGATTCCAAAAACCGGACCGTGCCGCCGCCGTGAGCGGGCGATTCCACGCCGAGAGCAGCGCGTTCCTCGGCGCTGCCGAGGTAGAGAACGGCGTGGGGCCAGAATCCGGGGAGGAACAGGTTGCTCACCGCGTCATCATGGCGGGTGACGATCACATCTCCGGGGCGGAGGTGGGGCGCGAGGACGGCGCGCAGTTCCGGGCCGAGGCGCTTCGGCGCACCCGCGGGCTTGATGCCGGGCATGTGCAGATCGGCGATGGCGGTGCCCGCGGCCTCGAACATCCCGAACATGACCTTCCGCCACGCCGAGCGATGGCGGCGGCGGAACGAGAAAATCCGGTAGAGGAAGTGCCTCCGGACCGCGGCGCGGCGGCCGGACTCGATCCACGGTTCTTCCGATTCGAGGAGATCGATCACAGGCGCGAGCAGCGGATCGGAACGCAGGGCATGGATCCTGGTACGATGGATGCCGTGGAACTCCACCGCTGCCTGGAAACGCGCGAGCGTGAGCGGCAAGACGGATTCCTTGTAGGCACGCGTGAAGGTCTTCCGCGGCAGGCCGAGGCACAGGTCGTCCTCGTCCAGCTTCTTCCACAGCACCGGGTGGCGGTTCGCGAGATCGCTGGTGAACTTCGCCGCCCGCGCCAGCACGCAGGCCGCCGCGAAGGCGGTGGCGAACGCGGGCAATCCCTCCTCCCAGCCGCGGTGGTCCGCGGCGGCGGACACCTCCGCCAGCGATGCCAGCAGGGCGGAGCGCACCGCCAAGTACTGCATGTATCGTAGTCGTACCGCCTCGTCCTCGGCCGGCAGGAAGTAGCCGCGCTCCGAAGCGGCGCGCACCTGCCCCAGTTCCGCGGACAAACCCTCCTCATCCGGCAATGCGCGGGCCGCCGCGAGGATCACCGGCACGTGGCGGCGGATGATTTCGTCCATCGGTTCCATCGTCCGCCGTTCTGCACGCTCCCGTCCCGGAGGTCAACAGGCCGCATTTCTAACAGAATCTAACAGGTCCGCCTAACGTTCTCCGGCCCGCCCGGCACGGGCATCCGCGGGCATGTCCGCGGAGCCGTCCGGCCCGGAAGTCAAGCCGCCCGTAGGGAATTTTTAAACCGGAATTCTCTTGCAAACATTCGACAAGGTTCGCAGAAAAAGCGTCGCCATGAATAAAGCTGAACTCGTTGAAGCCATCCAGAAAGCCCTCGGAAAAGACGCGACCAAGCGCGCCGCTGACGAAGCCCTCGACGCCGTTCTCGGTGCCATCGAAAAAGGCATCAAGAAGGACAAGAAGGTCCAGATCATCGGTTTCGGCACCTTCGAAGTGAAGAAGCGCGCCGCGCGTCTCGGCCGCAACCCGAAGACCGGCGAGTCCATGAAGATCGCCGCCTCCAAAACCGTTGGCTTCAAGGCTTCCTCCACTCTCAAGAGTGGTCTGTAATTCCGGCCATCAGGCCTGCCCTATATAATTCCTGATAAAAACCCGACATGAAAGACCCCGGCCTCACGGCCGGGGTCTTCTTTTTGGAATCGGAATGAGCGGATGGTGCCGGATCACGGAATCCCGCATTCCGCGATCAGAACCAAGGCTTGCGGCCTTTGATGTAGGTATCGACGAATTCCTGGTCGGACTTCGTGAGATAGATGATGCCCTCGATGATACCGACGATGCCGCCGATGCCGCAGGTCACCACACTGCCGATGAGCTGGATGATGCCTTCTTTCTGGTAACCCAGCACGAACTTGTGCGCGCCGGTCCAGCCCAGCAGGATGCCAAGCAGGCCTGCCAGCAGTTTCTTGTCCGCACCGGGAATGGGAGCCTGGGTCGGAGCCGGCGACGGCTCGGGAGAGGAAGGGTCGTTTGACATACGATCGCGTTTCTAACGATTCGAGGAGAGCACGGCAAGATCAGGCGGAGAAAAGTCCCTTGAGCTTGTCCTGGATGATCGGCCCCAGCACCGGGATGGACTTCTGCTGGCTGTTGATGGCTCCGATGAAGCCAATGAGCCAGAGGACGAACAGCGCGAGGCTGTAACCAAGATTCGCCAGCCCCACCAGCATGGAGAGGACGGTGCTGCTGTGGACCGCCACGGCGATGATCTGGAAAACAACCCAGCCGCCGATCGAAAGAATCAGCAGGCCAGCCATCTGCCGAAGATGGAAAGTCGCGAGACCGGGCTT belongs to Luteolibacter ambystomatis and includes:
- the atpA gene encoding F0F1 ATP synthase subunit alpha; protein product: MSSILQELEKEIANVATSVNKTNVGVVRQVGDGVARVEGLSDVMLNEMISFPGGVTGIALNLEESEVGVVLLGEYNAIAEGDECSATGKLLSVPVGRATFGRVVNALGAPIDGKGEIAASAQYPMEKIAPGIIKRKSVSVPVQTGIMSIDAMIPIGRGQRELIIGDRATGKTTIAVDTIISQAKQNKLAEQGKLQNFKPLYCIYVAIGQKLSNVARIQKTLEDAGAMEYTTIVSATASDAAAMQFLAPYAGCAIAEYMMDQGEDCLIVFDDLSKHAVAYRQVSLILKRPSGREAYPGDVFYLHSRLLERSARLSDAAGGGSLTALPVIETQAGDVSAYIPTNVISITDGQIYLETDLFYQGIRPAISVGLSVSRVGSAAQTKTIKSVAGTTKLDLAQFRELQAFAQFGSDLDASTKKKIERGQRIVELFKQNQYSPLSMEMESVYLFAMQNGYFDDVAVSDVKRFQKDLGEFFETRKTDLLDKIRNEKPDLKKDATSVGAVKQAIEDFKKGWK
- a CDS encoding HU family DNA-binding protein; translated protein: MNKAELVEAIQKALGKDATKRAADEALDAVLGAIEKGIKKDKKVQIIGFGTFEVKKRAARLGRNPKTGESMKIAASKTVGFKASSTLKSGL
- a CDS encoding ATPase is translated as MEILNLLAEVGLRGNFHVALAAIGAAIGIGLLGSKAAEATGRNPGAAGNILTLSIILAALIEGIVFFSIFLANSAQ
- a CDS encoding F0F1 ATP synthase subunit delta, with the translated sequence MKISKTATIAARRIFRSCQTAAGLDEPKLSAAIRELVATQPRDYRGILHGLKRLVRLEVERRQVTVESATDLDAASRARVEAGLTDKYGHGLTFEYRVNPALLGGLKVRVGSDVFDGSVKGRLDRLAQVF
- a CDS encoding YiiX/YebB-like N1pC/P60 family cysteine hydrolase, yielding MDEIIRRHVPVILAAARALPDEEGLSAELGQVRAASERGYFLPAEDEAVRLRYMQYLAVRSALLASLAEVSAAADHRGWEEGLPAFATAFAAACVLARAAKFTSDLANRHPVLWKKLDEDDLCLGLPRKTFTRAYKESVLPLTLARFQAAVEFHGIHRTRIHALRSDPLLAPVIDLLESEEPWIESGRRAAVRRHFLYRIFSFRRRHRSAWRKVMFGMFEAAGTAIADLHMPGIKPAGAPKRLGPELRAVLAPHLRPGDVIVTRHDDAVSNLFLPGFWPHAVLYLGSAEERAALGVESPAHGGGTVRFLESKKDGVRFRPMDETLAVDACVVIRPPLEGDAVATALRRAMSHEGKLYDFLFDFRSADRLACTGVIYRGFDGIGPVAFRLKEVSGRLCLPAEDLLDQALECGFQVVAVCGIGENPLLLGDPAERAFRASRRAS
- the atpB gene encoding F0F1 ATP synthase subunit A → MRFLTSTLSVWLLALGSALAAPEAAHQGHDHLPAHAEQIFNIGPFIITNSMLMIWIVAAVLILVAQLATKKLSLVPSGLQNGVEWVVESLYNFLEGILGKHLVKRTFWFFGTIFILILASNWFGLIPGVGTVGWELSGPGADPHDTFRPFLRGGNADLNMTAAMAFTFALLWFYWAITENGLKGFFAHIFAPKGKFGGIMAAFMILVFAFVGVLEVVSILFRPVALTFRLYGNIFAGENILENMMQVVGDKTYLAWLPPLPFYFMELLVGLIQALVFMLLTAVFLKLICDHDEEHAH
- the atpF gene encoding F0F1 ATP synthase subunit B — encoded protein: MMSFIHILAEVAPHAEAEAHGAAGGGGVGEIFKTFHVETPFFVSQVVSFLIVAFLLKKFAFGPIQAMLEQRKSRIAEGEANLVRIQQQLADSEKHTAEAIAKANSEAQRLVNEAKESAAAFSEQKSQEAIASAQQILVKAEAAARAEREQIAADLKREFGRLVTATTAQVTGKVLNADDQKRINDEALATVEA
- a CDS encoding NINE protein, which gives rise to MSNDPSSPEPSPAPTQAPIPGADKKLLAGLLGILLGWTGAHKFVLGYQKEGIIQLIGSVVTCGIGGIVGIIEGIIYLTKSDQEFVDTYIKGRKPWF